Within Planococcus citri chromosome 2, ihPlaCitr1.1, whole genome shotgun sequence, the genomic segment tcaccaggactcaccagaacatagaaaagtcatattttttgtaccctggtgactttttggtgacagaattaccaagcagtggccatattagagcgattttgtacacctggtgacttctggtgagtcTTGacgactgattcaccagaagtcaccaggattcaccagaacatggaAAAGTCATAATATTTTATACCCAGGTGACTTTTCGATGACATTTCAgtagatttctaaaaaatttgaaaatcctggTTCCAAACCAGCACAAAAGAATATGTCCCTAAATCCATCGATAGGACCAGAAACATCGTAAATCCCAGTccataggtgctgaatttcattttcaaacgcaattttttcgaaaactggagaatctgaaaatcAGCTTGAGGCTCCACAAAGTGGCTCGAAGCCATCACCAGTCGActcgagaggtcaaaaataggataggTTGTAGGtacacaaatcaaatttcagccctctacgtcaatttgatcaattttgatgtttttcatcagaagaagagcaaatttaaatttttcaaaaattcgctaaaaatcggaaaataaatttcagcatctgaaattttcattggtTGGGTATTTTTGCGTCCCATTTCGATTCCCATTCGTccggttccaaaatttttgtgagatgagaaaaaaaaactgacttcgatgaaaatcaacaaaaaagtcgaggatttttaatttctctgaaattgcaataattatgtatttcgaGTAAATAATTAGCCCAGACATAAATTTTGTGATTCGTAAAATTGcgttattcaatatttttttctagtaaaCATTATAAAAtcatggggaaaaaattgacaaattggAACCAAATCAAAACAATCAAGCGAACgagtaatacctacttaatgaaataggtatcttaaattttgagaaatggtTCTTGAGAATtgtgtagatttttaaaaattatcaataaaattgatcaaaaattacaacgaaaattgccaaaaattgaagtaggtCTAAGATTGTCaacaattgtttgaaatttcatttcaagtggaaaaagatctcaaaatttaatttaaaaaaatcaaaagtaatgAACGTTGTCTAATGAACAGAACGTGGAGCAAAAAATGCTCGTGAATGCGACTCGTGACGTGACAGTCGTGACCCaaattattatgaattttgaattacgaatcacagcttgaaaaaaataattcgaatcacgaatcaaatTACAGCATTTTTGATCCGAATCGTatgtaaaatcatttttgcgTAGGTATTTATACggaataagttttgaaaaaaattccgctGAAAAACCAGCAAAATGCGCACTTagcttaataaaaataatttccaacatCCTCTATCTACCGAAATTGAATTACTAAtttataaactgaaaaatattcgtCGCGATAATTCACGCTTTATCAAAAAGTATATCCGATCAATGGACCATGTCATCACATTCCATCACAATTTCATAAcacctacctatctatcaaccttatttttttcgaaaaccgaCACCTGCTATTTTAAACCCACGTCACAAAACGCAGGaaatcatggaaaaaattaaaatgtttccaGTGACTGAAACGTTAACTCATTTCCGATTGAAGCAACAATGTTCTAAATCTGCTAATATAAAAAGAGACGATTTAATATGAAAAAAGATCAGTTTCGATTCAGACTTTAATAAGTGTATTCGTGAGGTAacttacgttttaaaaaatgtcgtacctgtgtctttttatttttttaatgcccGTACTTGGAGGTCGCCTCAGTTCGAATGATCAGAACGCGAATTTCAATATTGTGCAAAATCCGGAGCAAGATACAACTTTATCCAAATCCGAGTCAGTAATTGATGGTGAGTTTGAGTCCAAAATTACTTCACATTAACACTTTACGTCCTTCTACATAAGTACAACTTAATTAATAATTTCGTCAATTTGTAACCATCTTAATTTCCTTAGGTGAAGTGAGCTCTGGCAATGATGAGTATGCAGAGAAAAGTTTCTCTGAAGAAGCCCAACCTAATGAGGTTGTGTTATGGAACTCATCACACATTttatatgaatttaaaaatgcaagTAAAGATGCGATAAGAAGTAAGCAtaacgaaatttattttcagtaaTTCAACATTCTCTTCGGATACTTAACTACCAAAAGTAGTTTGGTATACTTAGAAACATGACAATCAACTCGAAAATTaagattaaaatttattttagcgAACACAACAAAAAACAAGGTACGCGAAGCCATAAAATATCTGGAAGAACTTtcttgtttaaaatttgaagaaataccCTATGGAACTCGAGCACCCGAAAAACGTCTCACATTCCTCCAAGCATACAGTGGTACTTATGGATCAAATTGCTGGTGCGAAGCAATGTCTCCACTTGAACCAGAAACTTCACTAGACAAATTGGTACGTTTTGatatcttttaatttttatgccAATCAATTACAAAATATATGTTTCCCTCTAATTAATAgcctttttaaatgaaattttcagatatttGTATCAGACGCTTGTGACAAAGGAACGATCACTCGTTTGATTATACGTAAGCTAGGAATTATCGACGAACATCGAAGACCCGATAGAGACCAATATATTGAACTACTACCTAAAAATatcggtaggtacctaaatattctaattattttaaatattcgTGGAAAATCAGAATCGCCTAATTTTATGGATGCTCacttttgctttttgttttatGCAATACCATATATAGatacaaaagaaaatattacaGTGGGATTTAAGAAATCAACTTCGAAACCAGATAAAAACATGTTTTCCAAGCTCCCTTACGACTTCAACAGCATTACTCACATGCATCCGAGTGAATTCGCAAAATCAggagaaaattcatttaaaataaaacctGAAGTAAGTCGAATGTTCTCTCGTTtatctacagggtgtccagtGAGTGGATAGTGAAGGTGTGGTCTATCTTGAAAATCGAAGGggcaaaatacattttaaaaatccaagaaccaaaatccaattttgactatgggggtcggtagtactttgaaaaatgaacaaaattacctatcatgtttgactttttgcctaactgGCTAATTAAAGGGACCGCAAATTatttctaattcaaaaaaattgcgatgaaaaaaaattaatacggaaatgaatactacgtcaaacaatgaacaaattttgttatgatcacttttttttcttactgtaaaatttaaaaagtttttgaagctcaacaaattgtcaattcaataaaatttttgaattacaaaaactttaaacattttagagttagaaaaaaaaatatcataacacaattttttcattttttgacgtagtattcatctccgcatttatttttttcatcgcaattttttgaaattaaaaatcatttgtagccctttcaatttgcaaaaaaggcaacttatttatgaaattttaaattgaaattgcaatttcacccTTTTTGAAGGTGTTAGAAATGATTCGACGatccaaaaaattcatcgtagggatcttaattaattaggtacaacTTCCATTGGTTCGTTTCAAAATTCGAGGATGAGGTCAAATCGTCCATTTTACCCGGCTATGCTCTTTTCTCGATGTTTTGAAATTCTGCAATAGGACAAACTACCTAGAATGACTGCAGGGATAATTCAAGTGCCTCTGAATGTATCATCCAAGATGAATATACCATGACTGTATCgattatttattatatttttataattagcTTTCTACCTACGTAGGTAAAGTACCCATCTGGCAGGATgcatttgattcaaaaaaattactttttaagttacagggaaaatgtgaaaacgCTACAATTGTTCAAGGAAAGGAAAATCGTTTGCTCAGTAGTTTAGATGTGTTCAAAATTAACACAGCATTTGGTTGTTCAGTGAAATCGACTGGTTTCCACCTGAACGTATGCGCGTGGAAAGAATACATGATGGAAGAAAAGAGTACTAGCTCTAAGTAAAACTGACTAAGCATTGTGATCAAcgtaataggtacttataagaATGTAATGTAATtcatgttggaattttttgtaatctaagaattttttttgaaaaataaatcatattaATGAatgtttattaatttatttatttgatgtTCTAACAAAGGTATGACCTATATGTCCTAAAGATGTATGTATTCATGAAAGGGTGATTACGTGATTAGCAACGGTTAAATCAGGTacaaggtaggtaatttttataccTCAAATTATGAAAAGCGAAATACTCACTCACTTGTAGAAGCCGATTTACATACAATGGTTCAATCCTCTTCAACCCCCTACCGAATTTTTACTTCGATATAATATCACTCCTAACATgtgaaattgacattttatggaaaaaaaataatacctatattattttttaaagttttggaTCAACTgaattagttttcaaaattggagagatgttaaataatttttggattttttggaaatttcttcgAATTTATCTTCTCagtgaaattcagcttttcaAAGGCACTTCTGGTATCTAACTttcttcaaaagttcagagatgtaatcacacaaaaaaatatttaagtaaATTAGGCATGCACTTCATTTAGATGTACCTCTACCACTACGACAtaaaagtagtgcccggtggcttttatttccaagtggagaGAGCTAGTGACATGAATGGAGCGGCGTTgaataggaaaaaataaaagctTTCAACAGCGACCTTGAAAagttcaggcccatgcacagggtgccCAGCTgcccacaaattgaaaaaccggtttggtcaaaaaattcaaactggtttttattggcgcaatgtattctacacacgaAGGCGACAAAAaagtgatatgaattttttgaaaccggttcatcaatttgcaactgGTTAACGAAAAATACCCACAAATTGTAGATAAGGGTAAAGGTACCAATTATTGACCCCCTAGtttattgtttgaatttcttGGAGCCAAATTGAGCTGGAAATGTTGGTGATGGCTTAAACGATAGCTTGACATGTCTACTTCAACATCCCAAAGCCCCAAGacccaacattttcatttactatctttttttttacattttccaaaaaagtttaaaaattcaaccaaaaaaaagtgacccaaatATCGATCCCCtaaaaaaacatgttaaaaacgagtaaaaaacaccaaatcaaagtctgaaggcgttaaaacaaatatttattactTAATACCTGAATATAAAGTATTTAGAAcgtttttacaaattatgaaaattggtcacttaccaaaaaaaaagtgaccctaatatcgaccccctcaaaaaatgtgttaaaatttaaaaatgagtaaaaaaccaaaatcaaattaCTTGAGTTGACATATCAACATGAAAGTATCTTGGAACATTTTACCAGAAACTTCAGCCCATTTCTTATGAATTTTGGTTTATCTTTTGGCATGTTTGTAGAAAAACAAAgtcttgaaattgccaaaacaatggggggggggggtcgaatttAAGgcacttcataaaaaaaaaacgttgaccaaaaatttgaaaactcgccgttaaaattatccaaaaagtaattaaCACTAATTATTCCTTCAAGTGTcagctttaaataaaaattaacatgAAATTTATCCGCCGAAAACTATTTTCACAAGCTCGctttcaacaaaatttaaaagtggCTTTACAGCggtgattttggtctcattcgCTTTTTCTGTATAAAAGGAATAAGAAAActgtctttccaaaaattttgtggcaTTATCGGGCGAgttagagggggggggggtcggatTTAAGGAGGGGGGGTTGATAATTGGTACCTTTACCcttagagaaaaaagcttgaaacaaaagtcgtagagcgtgaaaaattacacaactctgtctaatcacattttgaaaccggttcattggttcgcatttagcaaccagtttttgacaatcgcctaaaaattggagataaagAAG encodes:
- the LOC135835334 gene encoding astacin-like metalloprotease toxin 2 isoform X1; translation: MSYLCLFIFLMPVLGGRLSSNDQNANFNIVQNPEQDTTLSKSESVIDGEVSSGNDEYAEKSFSEEAQPNEVVLWNSSHILYEFKNASKDAIRTNTTKNKVREAIKYLEELSCLKFEEIPYGTRAPEKRLTFLQAYSGTYGSNCWCEAMSPLEPETSLDKLIFVSDACDKGTITRLIIRKLGIIDEHRRPDRDQYIELLPKNIDTKENITVGFKKSTSKPDKNMFSKLPYDFNSITHMHPSEFAKSGENSFKIKPELQGKCENATIVQGKENRLLSSLDVFKINTAFGCSVKSTGFHLNVCAWKEYMMEEKSTSSK